A stretch of Gasterosteus aculeatus chromosome 4, fGasAcu3.hap1.1, whole genome shotgun sequence DNA encodes these proteins:
- the LOC120810220 gene encoding uncharacterized protein LOC120810220, with amino-acid sequence MSLNGEEVASTHDPPRKTDNPKPVRSSSRERTFTERGLEMHKQEAIKHKKEFMKAYGHWKEVAGEIRTALKSFCSQDELNNIREEIQSRHSAVSERYEPIQRNHDATPDIVPKMDACIALTAEISEIIEKRLETVDEVFNPELEKLRVRMALKKDEYGSIFGHTKTDTVLSLAENSIHSQGSSKHLDAGAELAAQQEKAKAVYQIQAQEEVLSKLEEEKQLVLKRLEDERQVALKRIEANMRQEKKRLQQIQAESEVRIAEARVNAYESFEHDFRDCLKETDLTVESKSQLNPMANAYQPPQAHAKALASHEKDSLTQALINSLSMNRLPAPEPPKFSGEALKYVDWKMSFMALIDHQPLPAHEKMFYLKNYLSGEARKAVEGFFYRNSEEAYHGALKVLEERYGNHFIVQKAFRDKLMKWPKVGTSDPAALREFADFLQGCVEAMPHVKGLAILDDCEENHKLLKKLPDWITRRWSRVVTERLDESGDYPSFSCFTRFIQKEARIACNPVASPLLIKATDDRQPKRARALHTNTKRNNPTENVEKVFSTKSKPPCPFCKDEMHGVVKCPTFAAKSLEDKKAFIRENNLCYGCLRKGHNSKDCKTRHTCVICSRRHPTCLHEERENRSVEAKEKQSISTDKDVSQEEIKVTSHAVTQRVFATSSIVPVFMSSANEPQKEVITYALLDTQSDSTFVLEDLLEELNVETKPVQLKLSTMTAVDTPIASKSVCGLQVRGLQSGKQIQLRQAYTRGFIPVDKSYIPTSETALLWPHLKHLANKLPLLKDCEVGLLIGNDCPLALAPQEVVIGGENDPFAQRTELGWSIVGSSNPHLDRQGNQRFVHRVTVKEIPAPSTNDVLKVLESDFNERKYADKDKYVSQDDVRFIQLLSDNITQRKDGHYEMPLPFKSTEPPLLPDNKKLATVRLQHLKKRLKNNERYEEQYKAFMKDMIKKGDAEPASPATEQQTTWYIPHHGVFHPKKPEKLRVVFDCSAKFRGVSLNDTLLTGPDLINSLLGVLCRFRKEAVAIICDIEKMFHQFYVSPELRNYLRFLWWKDGNLEAEPQEYQMAVHLFGAASSPGCANFGLKYLARQHKEDYPSASAFVEKNFYVDDGLISVPSVEEAKELIAEAQELCKKGGLRLHKFNSNERSVLDSVDPTERAVTSEPLNLDLNAAPAERALGVQWSLEHDTFSFNVNPQPRPSTRRGILSVIASLYDPVGFVAPFILTGKCILQELCRRGIDWDDPLPEDLSRRWESWKSDLQRLKEVSIPRCYQPQGFCKTVTRELHHFSDASNIGYGSCSYLRSKNEDGEVHCSLVMAKARVAPTKLTSIPRLELSAAVVAARSSVMLRNELEMPIHAEFFWTDSQVVLAYISNEARRFHVFVANRVQMIREHTSPSQWHYIDTTENPADHASRGLNAVDISSTNWLSGPKFLWEQEIHPESRLTPELLVGDPEVRSMQAFTTKVEPSESDFLTRLNRFSSWSKLLKVIARIKRLNSRQIHPGKPVSVEERERAAKSVVKLVQEEAFSQEMETLQKGKSLQNSSPLFRLNPILEGGALRVGGRLDQSSLSLEVKHPLILPKGEHITKLILTHCHERICHQGRNQTLTELRANGFWVIGGSNSVAKLIHRCVKCRRLRRPVEEQRMAELPKERVEVSAPFTYCGIDCFGPFITKKARKEQKRYGLIFTCLASRSVHIEMLEDLSTDAFINALRCFISLRGAVRQIHCDQGTNFVGARNEFQESLKQCDTKTIDSFLAEKQCEFIFNAPSASHAGGVWERQIRTVRNVLNATLCQYLGRLDDSSLRTLFYEAMAIVNSRPLTVNGVNDPTSLEPLTPNHLILMKSKIALPPPGKFEKEDVYATKRWRRVQYLVEQFWSRWKREYLMNISTRQKWHTTRRSLKVDDLVIIREDTPRNQWHLGRVVETTKGSDGLVRRVKVLVGERTSAKQDRPTKPLIIERPIQKLVLLLESE; translated from the coding sequence ATGTCACTTAATGGAGAGGAGGTAGCTAGCACACATGATCCACCGAGgaaaacggataacccaaagccAGTCAGGTCTAGTTCACGTGAAAGAACGTTTACAGAAAGGGGATTAGAAATGCACAAGCAGGAAGCCATTAAACACAAGAAAGAATTCATGAAAGCTTATGGCCACTGGAAAGAAGTTGCAGGAGAGATTAGGACCGCACTAAAATCATTCTGTTCTCAAGATGAACTAAATAACATCAGAGAAGAAATCCAAAGTCGACACAGTGCAGTAAGTGAACGTTATGAGCCCATTCAGCGCAACCATGATGCCACACCAGACATTGTACCGAAAATGGATGCTTGTATAGCACTCACTGCAGAGATCAGCGAAATAATAGAGAAGCGGCTTGAAACTGTAGATGAGGTCTTCAATCCTGAACTTGAGAAACTACGAGTGAGGATGGCACTTAAGAAGGATGAGTATGGATCTATCTtcggacacacaaagacagatacTGTACTCTCTCTGGCAGAAAATTCCATCCACTCCCAGGGCTCAAGCAAACATCTAGATGCAGGAGCAGAACTCGCAGCGCAACAAGAAAAGGCTAAAGCAGTATATCAAATACAAGCTCAAGAAGAAGTTCTAAGCAAGttagaagaagagaagcagctAGTTCTCAAAAGGTTAGAAGATGAAAGGCAAGTAGCTCTTAAAAGGATAGAGGCAAATATGcgtcaggaaaagaaaagactaCAGCAAATTCAAGCAGAGTCAGAAGTAAGAATAGCAGAGGCGAGAGTAAACGCATACGAGAGCTTTGAACATGACTTCAGAGACTGTCTAAAAGAGACTGATCTCACAGTTGAATCCAAAAGCCAGCTTAATCCAATGGCCAACGCATACCAGCCTCCACAAGCGCACGCCAAAGCGCTAGCATCTCATGAGAAAGATAGCCTTACTCAAGCTCTCATTAACTCACTCAGTATGAATCGCCTGCCTGCTCCTGAGCCACCAAAGTTCTCTGGAGAAGCCCTAAAGTATGTAGACTGGAAGATGTCCTTCATGGCCCTCATAGACCACCAGCCTCTCCCCGCTCacgaaaaaatgttttacttaaaaaacTATCTGAGTGGAGAAGCACGTAAAGCTGTAGAGGGATTCTTCTATAGAAACTCAGAAGAAGCATATCATGGGGCCTTAAAGGTCCTGGAAGAAAGGTACGGAAACCACTTCATTGTGCAAAAGGCTTTTAGAGACAAGCTCATGAAGTGGCCCAAGGTTGGTACCAGTGATCCTGCTGCACTTCGAGAGTTTGCTGACTTCCTGCAAGGATGCGTTGAAGCGATGCCTCATGTGAAGGGATTGGCCATCTTGGACGACTGTGAAGAGAACCacaagctgctgaagaaatTACCTGACTGGATCACACGAAGATGGAGCAGAGTCGTCACGGAAAGGTTGGACGAATCCGGGGATTACCCAAGCTTTTCCTGTTTCACAAGGTTCATCCAGAAGGAGGCTCGAATAGCATGTAACCCTGTCGCCTCTCCACTTCTGATCAAGGCCACAGATGACAGGCAGCCCAAGAGAGCTAGAgcacttcacacaaacactaaaAGGAACAATCCCACAGAAAATGTTGAGAAAGTGTTCAGCACCAAGTCGAAGCCACCTTGTCCTTTCTGCAAAGATGAGATGCACGGCGTCGTAAAGTGCCCTACATTTGCAGCAAAATCTCTGGAAGATAAGAAAGCCTTCATACGGGAAAACAATTTGTGCTACGGATGTTTGAGAAAGGGACATAACAGTAAGGATTGCAAAACGCGACACACTTGTGTCATATGCAGCAGACGTCACCCCACCTGTCtacatgaagagagagagaaccgaTCTGtggaagcaaaagagaaacagtCCATTTCCACAGATAAAGACGTTAGTCAGGAAGAAATCAAAGTGACGTCCCATGCAGTGACGCAGCGCGTCTTTGCCACATCAAGCATCGTCCCTGTTTTCATGTCATCTGCAAATGAACCACAGAAAGAAGTTATAACGTATGCTCTTCTAGACACGCAGAGTGATTCGACATTCGTCTTGGAAGACCTACTCGAAGAGCTGAACGTGGAGACGAAACCAGTACAGCTTAAACTGAGCACCATGACAGCTGTTGACACACCCATAGCAAGCAAAAGTGTCTGCGGTCTACAAGTTCGAGGACTACAGTCTGGAAAACAGATTCAGCTGCGCCAAGCCTATACTCGTGGTTTCATCCCGGTCGACAAGTCCTACATTCCGACTTCCGAAACAGCGCTGCTCTGGCCTCATCTAAAGCATCTAGCAAACAAACTTCCACTGCTGAAGGACTGTGAGGTGGGACTGTTAATTGGAAATGATTGCCCGTTGGCGCTAGCCCCCCAGGAAGTTGTCATAGGAGGCGAAAATGATCCGTTCGCCCAGAGAACGGAACTCGGCTGGAGCATCGTAGGCTCATCCAATCCACATCTGGATCGCCAGGGAAACCAGAGATTCGTCCATCGAGTGACAGTGAAGGAAATACCAGCGCCATCAACCAATGACGTGCTGAAGGTCTTGGAATCAGACTTCAATGAAAGGAAGTATGCAGATAAAGACAAGTATGTGTCACAAGACGACGTTCGCTTCATTCAGCTCCTGAGTGACAACATAACTCAAAGGAAAGATGGACACTATGAAATGCCCCTTCCTTTCAAGAGCACAGAGCCACCTCTGCTACCAGACAACAAGAAGCTGGCAACAGTTCGACTGCAGCACCTaaagaaaagattgaaaaaTAACGAGCGGTATGAAGAACAGTACAAAGCCTTCATGAAGGATATGATAAAGAAAGGCGACGCAGAGCCAGCCTCTCCTGCGACAGAACAACAGACTACGTGGTACATACCACACCATGGGGTGTTCCACCCCAAGAAGCCAGAGAAGCTAAGGGTCGTCTTTGACTGTTCAGCGAAGTTCCGTGGTGTCTCACTAAATGATACATTGCTAACAGGTCCTGACCTGATCAACTCTCTCCTTGGAGTGCTCTGTCGTTTCAGGAAAGAGGCTGTAGCCATCATATGCGACATCGAGAAAATGTTCCATCAGTTTTACGTTTCTCCTGAATTACGGAACTACTTACGGTTTCTCTGGTGGAAGGATGGAAACCTCGAAGCAGAGCCTCAAGAGTATCAAATGGCTGTCCACCTATTTGGTGCCGCTTCGTCACCCGGATGTGCCAACTTTGGCCTGAAGTACTTGGCACGTCAACACAAGGAAGATTATCCATCAGCATCAGCCTTTGTTGAAAAGAACTTCTACGTCGATGATGGGCTTATCAGCGTCCCCTCCGTAGAAGAAGCAAAGGAGTTAATTGCTGAAGCACAAGAGTTGTGCAAGAAAGGAGGTTTGCGTCTACACAAGTTCAACTCAAACGAAAGATCAGTTCTGGACTCTGTGGACCCAACTGAGAGAGCAGTCACATCTGAACCCCTAAATCTGGACCTAAATGCAGCTCCAGCAGAACGTGCTCTTGGTGTCCAGTGGTCCCTTGAACACGACACCTTCAGCTTTAATGTAAACCCACAACCCAGGCCATCCACACGTCGTGGAATCCTATCCGTCATTGCTTCTTTGTACGATCCAGTCGGATTCGTGGCTCCGTTTATCTTAACTGGAAAGTGCATCCTCCAGGAACTGTGTCGTCGAGGCATTGACTGGGATGACCCACTTCCCGAAGACTTAAGTCGACGGTGGGAGAGTTGGAAGAGCGACCTACAAAGGCTGAAGGAAGTCTCAATACCGAGATGCTACCAACCACAAGGCTTCTGCAAAACTGTCACAAGGGAACTGCACCACTTTTCCGATGCCAGCAATATAGGATATGGCTCGTGTTCCTATCTGAGAAGCAAAAATGAAGATGgtgaagttcactgcagcctcGTGATGGCAAAGGCTAGAGTTGCGCCTACAAAACTCACAAGCATTCCAAGATTGGAACTTTCGGCAGCAGTGGTCGCTGCAAGATCAAGTGTCATGCTGAGAAACGAGCTTGAAATGCCGATCCATGCAGAATTCTTCTGGACTGACTCCCAAGTTGTCCTGGCTTATATCAGTAATGAAGCAAGAAGGTTCCATGTCTTCGTTGCCAATCGTGTGCAAATGATCAGAGAGCACACCAGCCCCAGCCAATGGCACTACAtagacacaacagaaaacccTGCTGACCATGCGTCGAGAGGTCTAAACGCAGTGGACATCTCCTCAACAAACTGGCTATCAGGACCCAAGTTCCTGTGGGAACAAGAAATACATCCAGAGTCTCGCCTCACTCCTGAATTGCTTGTCGGTGATCCTGAGGTCAGGTCAATGCAGGCGTTCACAACTAAGGTTGAACCTTCCGAGTCAGACTTTCTTACCCGTCTAAATCGATTCTCCTCCTGGTCAAAACTCCTGAAAGTCATTGCAAGAATCAAGAGGCTGAACTCAAGGCAAATTCATCCTGGCAAACCTGTGAGTGTAGAAGAACGCGAAAGAGCTGCCAAATCGGTAGTGAAGCTTGTACAAGAAGAAGCATTCTCCCAAGAGATGGAGACacttcaaaagggaaaaagtctTCAAAACTCCAGCCCTCTGTTTCGCTTGAATCCCATCTTAGAAGGAGGAGCACTTCGTGTTGGTGGAAGACTGGATCAGTCATCCTTAAGCCTAGAAGTCAAACACCCTTTGATTCTACCCAAAGGAGAACATATTACCAAGTTGATTTTGACCCACTGCCACGAGAGGATCTGTCACCAAGGACGTAATCAAACTCTAACAGAACTTCGAGCCAATGGGTTTTGGGTCATTGGTGGAAGTAATTCAGTTGCTAAGCTGATACACAGATGTGTGAAGTGCAGAAGACTCAGACGGCCTGTAGAAGAACAACGCATGGCAGAGCTTCCTAAGGAACGTGTGGAAGTCTCTGCTCCCTTCACATACTGTGGCATCGATTGCTTCGGCCCATTCATCACTAAGAAAGCCCGCAAAGAGCAAAAGCGCTATGGCTTAATCTTCACTTGCCTTGCCTCTCGATCTGTTCACATTGAGATGCTTGAGGACCTATCCACAGATGCATTTATCAACGCCCTAAGATGCTTCATTAGTCTCAGAGGAGCTGTTCGTCAAATCCATTGCGATCAAGGAACCAATTTTGTGGGAGCTAGAAATGAGTTCCAAGAGTCACTGAAACAATGTGACACCAAAACAATCGATAGCTTCCTCGCAGAAAAGCAGTGTGAGTTCATCTTCAATGCTCCCTCAGCAAGTCACGCTGGCGGCGTGTGGGAGCGCCAGATTCGGACTGTCCGTAATGTCTTaaatgccacactctgtcaatACTTAGGCAGACTCGACGACTCTTCCCTTCGAACTCTGTTCTATGAGGCGATGGCCATTGTGAACAGCCGCCCGTTAACTGTAAACGGAGTAAATGATCCTACCTCACTCGAACCATTAACTCCAAACCATCTCATACTGATGAAGTCCAAGATTGCACTTCCACCGCCTGGCAAATTTGAGAAGGAGGATGTGTATGCAACTAAAAGGTGGCGAAGAGTCCAGTACCTTGTTGAACagttctggagccggtggaagAGAGAATATCTCATGAACATCTCCACACGCCAAAAGTGGCATACGACTCGACGCAGCCTTAAGGTAGACGACTTAGTCATTATAAGGGAAGACACCCCTAGAAATCAGTGGCACCTGGGACGAGTGGTTGAAACCACAAAGGGGAGCGATGGTCTAGTGCGTCGCGTCAAGGTGTTAGTAGGGGAAAGAACATCAGCAAAACAAGATCGCCCTACCAAACCTTTGATCATAGAAAGACCCATTCAGAAACTAGTTCTCCTCCTCGAGAGTGAGTAA